One Leptospira bouyouniensis DNA window includes the following coding sequences:
- a CDS encoding alpha/beta fold hydrolase yields MNEEIRNLLATLTSVTIAVTSASCNTATNENNTYEKVISRDGTAIAFEKKGSGPPLIFITGAICHRKFQPIIDDTKILSKAFTVYNYDRRGRGDSGDTETYSVQSEIEDIEALIDSAGVSAYIYGHSSGAILALEAALKIPSKIKKIYIYDPPYVSNEKEYQEYRTTKEKIKTLLVEGKNSKAISEFLVSIGMPKIFTFFLPLTPGWKRTVQLAPTLLYDITLTENQAPVKKLAEIKVPICIAYGEESPNELKIVSNLLNQTIQSSELQSFPKQDHMVDTKILLPKMIQYFNP; encoded by the coding sequence ATGAACGAAGAAATCAGAAACTTACTGGCGACACTGACAAGTGTAACCATTGCCGTTACAAGCGCTTCCTGTAACACGGCCACTAATGAAAACAATACCTATGAAAAAGTAATTTCAAGAGATGGAACGGCTATCGCCTTCGAAAAAAAAGGTTCTGGACCACCCCTTATTTTTATTACAGGAGCCATTTGTCATAGAAAGTTTCAACCCATCATCGATGACACAAAGATTTTAAGTAAGGCATTCACTGTTTATAATTACGATAGGCGAGGAAGAGGAGATAGCGGTGATACAGAGACATATTCAGTCCAGTCAGAAATTGAGGATATCGAAGCGCTGATAGATTCAGCAGGAGTATCTGCATATATTTACGGTCACTCATCTGGGGCCATATTAGCTTTGGAGGCTGCTTTAAAGATTCCGAGTAAGATAAAAAAGATCTATATCTATGATCCACCCTATGTTTCCAACGAAAAGGAATACCAAGAATATCGGACGACAAAAGAGAAAATCAAAACATTACTCGTTGAAGGAAAGAACTCAAAAGCAATTAGTGAATTTTTAGTCTCAATTGGTATGCCAAAAATATTCACATTTTTTTTACCCTTAACTCCTGGTTGGAAAAGAACTGTGCAACTGGCTCCAACTTTATTGTATGATATAACCCTCACCGAAAATCAAGCGCCAGTGAAAAAACTAGCGGAGATTAAAGTACCGATTTGTATTGCCTATGGTGAAGAAAGCCCAAATGAGTTGAAGATAGTTTCGAATTTACTCAATCAAACAATTCAAAGCTCCGAATTACAGAGCTTCCCAAAACAAGATCATATGGTAGATACAAAAATACTTTTGCCAAAGATGATTCAATATTTCAATCCTTGA
- a CDS encoding TetR/AcrR family transcriptional regulator has protein sequence MNLYDEKHQLILNTATQVFLRKGYLATNMEEIATEASVSKQTVYKHFTSKEALFIEIITNLTSRKTEESYNTLPVIDAVTDVRKFLVDYALAELSTLLTPEVIQLRRLVIGEAERFPNLAAIYFKNGPQVAFEKLSELFAHFCKRNLLQIADVKKAAEDFNWMILSAYLNKAMFLGDSSLPKLKEMRKHAEHSVSIFLKFYGKVEK, from the coding sequence ATGAATCTGTATGATGAGAAACACCAATTAATATTGAATACAGCTACCCAGGTTTTTCTAAGAAAAGGGTATCTTGCTACTAACATGGAAGAAATAGCAACAGAAGCCTCTGTATCCAAACAAACAGTTTATAAACATTTCACAAGTAAAGAAGCCTTATTTATAGAAATTATTACCAATCTTACTTCGCGAAAAACAGAGGAATCATATAATACTTTACCAGTTATAGATGCAGTTACGGATGTAAGAAAATTCTTGGTTGATTATGCTTTAGCTGAACTATCGACATTGCTGACACCTGAAGTCATTCAATTGCGAAGACTAGTCATCGGAGAAGCAGAGAGGTTTCCTAATTTGGCAGCCATTTATTTTAAAAATGGACCACAGGTAGCTTTTGAGAAACTATCTGAACTATTCGCTCATTTTTGTAAACGCAACTTACTTCAAATTGCTGATGTAAAAAAGGCAGCTGAAGATTTTAATTGGATGATTTTATCAGCTTATTTAAACAAAGCAATGTTTTTAGGGGACTCTAGTTTGCCAAAATTGAAAGAAATGCGTAAACATGCAGAACACAGTGTATCTATATTTTTAAAATTCTATGGAAAAGTTGAAAAGTAA
- a CDS encoding helix-turn-helix transcriptional regulator has product MTSIFFLVPLFASLANVSCFLENIARDHRFHRLLSVFYFTIGIQNAATAALCLAPEKSESVGLAFWIFQCHSFFLLAPVLVALCSFCTGRKLLNKATIAIAIYALSVDLLCSSLPKSFVYGFALLSFGMAPLLTVFGGILGGSVHFLAIAISLYFVLFPLDWNSFFDRKTFIIALCVWWFGLFSNFLPMYGLNFPPLHPVVDATLSVLLSIYLNRFNTSRPSLYSLIASILISLAVGLLVGILVLRILPTFPFKEMVTSVVITLSSLLFFAYLLKSSLKENKPNFTFPLNLGDFGLSKQELRICELVAEGHSRSFIRLILNVSDGTLRNHLKNIYSKVLPESNSTAKDQLQRLTVFLSKQKLLEGNSDK; this is encoded by the coding sequence TTGACCAGTATATTCTTTTTGGTTCCATTATTTGCATCTTTGGCAAACGTTAGCTGCTTTCTTGAAAATATAGCACGTGACCACAGGTTTCATCGGTTGCTGAGTGTATTTTATTTTACGATTGGGATTCAGAATGCAGCAACCGCAGCCCTTTGCCTGGCACCAGAGAAAAGTGAAAGTGTGGGTTTGGCATTTTGGATTTTCCAATGCCATTCTTTTTTTCTTTTGGCTCCTGTTCTCGTTGCTTTGTGTTCATTTTGTACAGGCCGGAAGTTATTAAATAAGGCCACTATAGCCATTGCTATTTATGCTCTTTCAGTAGATTTACTCTGTTCTTCCTTGCCAAAAAGTTTCGTTTATGGATTTGCACTACTTTCTTTCGGAATGGCCCCTTTACTTACAGTTTTCGGCGGCATTCTTGGAGGTTCCGTCCATTTCCTTGCAATTGCGATATCTTTGTACTTTGTTCTATTTCCTTTGGATTGGAATTCATTTTTTGATCGAAAGACATTCATCATTGCTTTATGTGTTTGGTGGTTCGGCCTTTTTTCTAATTTTTTACCTATGTATGGATTAAATTTCCCTCCTTTACATCCTGTAGTAGACGCTACACTTTCCGTGCTTCTTTCCATTTATTTGAATCGTTTTAATACTTCTAGACCTAGCTTATATAGTTTAATTGCTTCCATTCTGATCTCTCTTGCAGTTGGGTTACTTGTTGGGATTTTGGTTTTAAGAATACTTCCGACTTTTCCTTTTAAGGAAATGGTTACATCGGTTGTAATTACTTTATCCAGCCTATTATTCTTTGCTTATTTATTGAAATCATCTTTGAAAGAAAATAAGCCTAATTTTACTTTTCCATTGAATCTTGGGGACTTTGGTTTATCCAAACAAGAACTTCGTATTTGTGAATTGGTTGCGGAAGGGCATAGCCGTTCTTTCATTCGTTTGATTCTAAATGTATCGGATGGAACGTTGCGTAATCATTTGAAGAATATTTATTCCAAAGTACTTCCTGAATCCAATTCCACCGCAAAAGACCAACTCCAACGTTTGACAGTGTTTTTATCAAAACAGAAGTTATTGGAAGGAAATTCTGATAAATAA
- a CDS encoding Rrf2 family transcriptional regulator gives MSIPSRFSVAIHILTILEMGRGASSEEIARSVGTNSAIIRLLLGKLKKAGFIHARRGIKGSSLAKPSREINLLDIYNATEKEVALFLLHENPNPNCPIGKNIQNTLSGILDEAQKAMEDKLSKYNLSDVSSEIRQRIESKKKGFSKKQA, from the coding sequence ATGTCCATCCCAAGTAGGTTTTCCGTTGCGATTCATATATTAACCATTTTGGAAATGGGTCGTGGAGCTTCTTCCGAAGAGATAGCTAGATCTGTGGGCACCAATTCAGCAATTATTCGATTATTACTTGGAAAATTAAAAAAAGCAGGTTTCATTCATGCCCGTCGAGGTATCAAAGGGTCCTCTTTAGCAAAACCCTCACGGGAAATCAATTTACTTGATATTTATAATGCCACCGAAAAAGAAGTTGCCTTGTTTCTTTTACATGAAAATCCGAATCCAAATTGCCCTATAGGAAAAAACATTCAAAACACTCTTTCCGGAATTCTAGATGAAGCACAAAAAGCTATGGAAGATAAGCTTTCAAAATATAATTTATCGGATGTTAGTTCAGAGATTCGTCAAAGAATTGAATCTAAAAAGAAGGGATTTAGTAAAAAACAGGCATAA
- a CDS encoding 7TM diverse intracellular signaling domain-containing protein: MFIWFLLMMGATCASTGSEDQNVTNLFEYYLDSSAEISFEQIRKLKNWNPLSKNQLSFNFTNDVIWLRGKTNDDGLTQGRILSLEWKALDFARLYYTEQGNEFRFFETGDTLPKSKWILPESLYPSFPIPKQKSGDYFYIRIQSKSIISFPIRSLSERSLNKRMIVETAITWLILGVCAVMFIFALFYFFAFGLSEFFFYAGYVVCTVLWYNGQYGNAYDVLWPESPWWQNKAILVFSTLGIPFSFQFVRMFLNTKVNNPKIDKILLIMGFIALFCIPAILTSYTTKIFSRIATYIYLISIPIILGTALKNYIKGEKQILFFLISWGSYFIISYNTMFYFLGILPYSTPLLYSAVFIFPIDLFFLLFNLLQKYETLEGERNEILHRIITLNNTQNTRYVKSKLNSVNTEESLAKLESWMRVTKPYLDEKVDLEIASLAIGLTVQQTSELLNSKLGVSFRSYLNGFRIADAKKILKDKPDMSILSIAYATGFGSKTSFNVEFKKATGQSPIQYRQFGDEKNSNNH; this comes from the coding sequence ATGTTCATTTGGTTCCTTTTGATGATGGGAGCTACCTGTGCATCCACTGGATCTGAAGACCAAAACGTAACCAATCTTTTCGAATATTACCTAGACTCTTCTGCGGAAATTTCCTTTGAGCAAATTCGAAAATTAAAAAATTGGAATCCACTTTCAAAAAACCAACTATCTTTTAATTTCACAAACGATGTCATTTGGCTTCGAGGGAAAACAAATGATGATGGGCTTACACAAGGAAGGATCCTTTCTTTGGAATGGAAAGCCCTGGACTTTGCTAGATTGTATTATACAGAACAAGGTAATGAATTCAGGTTCTTTGAAACAGGAGACACACTCCCTAAATCAAAATGGATTTTACCCGAATCACTCTATCCTAGTTTTCCTATTCCAAAACAAAAATCAGGAGATTACTTCTATATCCGAATCCAATCAAAGTCAATAATTTCTTTTCCCATTCGTTCTCTAAGCGAAAGATCGCTGAACAAACGAATGATTGTCGAAACAGCGATCACTTGGCTCATCCTTGGAGTCTGTGCAGTAATGTTTATATTTGCGTTGTTTTATTTTTTTGCTTTTGGCTTAAGTGAGTTTTTCTTTTATGCAGGTTATGTTGTATGTACGGTTCTCTGGTACAATGGACAATATGGAAACGCATATGATGTCTTGTGGCCTGAATCTCCGTGGTGGCAAAACAAAGCGATCTTAGTATTTTCTACTCTTGGCATTCCGTTTTCCTTCCAATTTGTGCGAATGTTCTTAAATACAAAAGTAAACAATCCTAAGATTGATAAAATATTACTGATTATGGGATTCATTGCATTGTTTTGTATCCCGGCGATTCTTACTTCCTATACAACTAAAATTTTTTCTAGAATTGCTACCTATATTTATTTAATATCCATTCCAATCATACTGGGCACTGCCTTAAAAAATTATATCAAAGGAGAAAAACAAATCCTTTTCTTTCTGATCAGCTGGGGATCTTATTTTATCATTAGTTACAATACTATGTTTTATTTTTTGGGAATTCTACCGTATTCCACTCCCCTACTCTATTCAGCAGTATTCATTTTCCCAATCGATCTATTTTTCTTATTGTTTAACCTCTTACAAAAATATGAAACATTAGAAGGTGAAAGAAATGAAATCCTTCACCGGATTATCACTTTAAACAATACACAAAATACTCGTTATGTGAAATCAAAACTCAACTCAGTCAATACAGAAGAGTCACTTGCGAAATTGGAATCCTGGATGCGAGTAACCAAACCCTATTTAGATGAAAAAGTAGATTTAGAAATTGCCTCACTTGCGATTGGTTTAACTGTCCAACAAACATCGGAACTGCTCAATTCCAAACTAGGTGTTAGTTTCCGAAGTTACCTCAATGGATTTCGGATTGCCGATGCCAAAAAAATCTTAAAAGACAAACCAGATATGTCTATCCTTTCCATTGCTTATGCGACAGGATTTGGCTCTAAAACTTCTTTCAATGTTGAATTTAAAAAAGCAACGGGCCAGAGTCCCATACAATATAGACAATTTGGAGATGAAAAAAACTCTAACAACCATTAG
- a CDS encoding DUF1554 domain-containing protein has product MNISNLKSFTIGGKISGLTGVGLKLILNQKETLMISPGSTEFVFSSKIPIGSDYEVNFATQAEGDFCELINSIGKVGNKNIQDIEINCKASCIKCIIFVTQNGYPANIGKASNFDSSCQSDPNYPGSGNFKAMVVDGVSRRASITSNLGDGQIDWVFKANNAYIRPNGINIETSNPNGLFTSTISTPITSITSDHWTGLELDWTTFLDGACLKWTTNSASELGIAGDAYTQDILTLTRGKGLQHCSINRQLVCVEQ; this is encoded by the coding sequence ATGAATATATCAAATCTTAAAAGTTTTACTATTGGTGGAAAAATTTCAGGCCTTACAGGAGTTGGATTGAAATTGATTTTAAATCAGAAAGAAACGTTAATGATTTCCCCTGGCAGCACAGAGTTTGTTTTTTCTAGTAAGATTCCTATTGGCTCTGACTACGAAGTTAATTTTGCTACTCAGGCAGAGGGTGACTTCTGTGAACTGATAAACTCGATAGGAAAGGTTGGCAACAAAAACATACAAGATATTGAAATCAATTGTAAGGCTTCTTGTATAAAATGCATCATATTTGTAACTCAGAATGGCTACCCTGCCAATATTGGGAAAGCATCTAACTTTGATTCCAGTTGTCAGTCAGATCCAAACTATCCTGGCTCAGGTAATTTCAAAGCTATGGTTGTAGACGGAGTATCACGAAGAGCAAGTATAACATCAAATTTGGGGGACGGTCAGATCGATTGGGTTTTTAAAGCAAACAATGCTTACATTCGACCAAACGGAATCAATATAGAAACCTCCAATCCAAATGGATTATTTACCTCAACTATTTCTACACCTATTACATCAATTACCTCTGACCATTGGACAGGACTCGAATTAGATTGGACAACGTTTTTAGATGGAGCATGTTTAAAGTGGACTACAAACTCTGCTTCCGAATTGGGAATCGCAGGAGATGCCTATACTCAAGATATATTGACGCTCACAAGAGGCAAAGGTCTACAACACTGTTCCATCAATCGCCAGTTAGTTTGTGTTGAGCAGTAA
- a CDS encoding TfoX/Sxy family protein has product MAINEKLLERVRKSLEGQTNVEEKKMFGGLCFMVNGKMCICIRNDEIMCRIDPETIESILSKKKARQMIHNGHLMKGFVYVNEEDIKTKKEIEYWIQLSLDYNQKSPPAKKKVKKTKIKIPTKKKSSMPHS; this is encoded by the coding sequence ATGGCAATCAATGAGAAATTATTAGAACGGGTTAGAAAGTCTTTGGAAGGACAGACGAATGTAGAAGAGAAGAAAATGTTTGGCGGTTTATGCTTTATGGTGAACGGTAAAATGTGCATCTGCATCAGAAATGATGAAATCATGTGTAGGATCGATCCTGAAACAATTGAATCCATTCTTTCGAAGAAAAAAGCTCGCCAGATGATCCATAACGGACACCTGATGAAAGGATTTGTTTACGTTAACGAAGAAGATATAAAAACAAAAAAAGAAATTGAATATTGGATTCAATTATCACTCGATTATAATCAAAAATCTCCGCCCGCAAAGAAAAAAGTTAAGAAAACGAAAATAAAAATCCCTACCAAAAAAAAATCCTCAATGCCACATTCATAA
- a CDS encoding beta-propeller fold lactonase family protein yields the protein MFGLFALLASSNQVVELNHSWAGIHKGDSLQLEAQYYFYGMRTESTFQWSSSDSSVATVDANGLVQSIGNGKVWITATTSDGRTSASSDITVYTGYVYTTLDLISSVGFLTMNNSTGLLSPVGTNPTGNGPTGIGSDPSGKFLFAANLYDGSFSQFLINQSTGALSANATPTTSAGNSPRNFLITPDGRFLYLASEGNMEIRVFAINSDGTLSFLTAYQTFVPHNMIQISRNGNFIFYISPNLTEIVSYRINYNDGSLSQVGISPSFSDGGSGFVSTHPKGRYLYVASNLSVTVLSFDSNTGQMGFVDSVYHGLSTNGTAIHPSGNFLYLLHINEGEISCYTVEPNTGKISFSAKQSGLGGSLRYMIIDPSGRFAYVADNNGNLLQFSVNQTTGELTSLGTVSPGGVQWNLIFL from the coding sequence TTGTTTGGCCTTTTTGCCTTACTTGCCAGTTCTAATCAGGTAGTCGAACTGAACCATAGTTGGGCAGGTATCCACAAAGGAGACAGCCTGCAACTCGAAGCACAGTATTATTTTTACGGTATGAGAACTGAATCTACTTTCCAATGGTCAAGTAGCGATAGCTCTGTGGCAACAGTCGATGCCAATGGTTTAGTCCAAAGCATTGGAAACGGAAAAGTTTGGATCACAGCCACAACATCTGATGGAAGGACCAGTGCTAGCTCCGATATCACTGTGTATACTGGATATGTTTATACTACTTTGGATTTAATTTCATCTGTAGGATTTTTGACAATGAACAACTCAACAGGTCTCCTTTCTCCTGTTGGAACAAATCCAACTGGTAACGGACCTACAGGCATAGGCTCTGATCCATCAGGCAAGTTTTTGTTTGCTGCAAACCTTTACGATGGGTCTTTCTCACAATTTTTAATCAACCAAAGTACGGGCGCTCTTTCTGCCAATGCGACCCCCACAACTTCTGCGGGGAATTCACCGAGAAATTTTTTAATCACACCCGATGGAAGGTTTTTATACCTTGCATCTGAAGGGAATATGGAAATTCGAGTTTTTGCCATCAATTCTGATGGCACTCTTAGTTTTCTCACTGCCTACCAAACTTTCGTTCCCCACAATATGATTCAAATTTCACGTAATGGGAATTTTATATTTTATATCAGTCCTAACTTAACTGAAATTGTCTCCTATCGAATCAACTATAATGATGGAAGTTTATCCCAAGTAGGAATCAGCCCTAGTTTTTCCGATGGCGGTTCAGGTTTTGTTTCGACCCATCCGAAAGGTAGATACTTATATGTTGCATCCAATCTCTCTGTTACTGTACTAAGTTTTGATAGCAATACAGGACAAATGGGTTTTGTGGATTCTGTTTACCATGGGTTGAGTACAAATGGGACAGCGATCCATCCTAGTGGGAATTTTTTATATTTACTCCACATCAATGAAGGTGAAATTTCTTGTTATACGGTGGAACCTAATACTGGTAAAATTTCATTTTCCGCTAAGCAGTCTGGACTTGGTGGAAGTCTACGTTACATGATTATCGATCCATCTGGACGATTCGCTTATGTAGCGGATAATAATGGAAATTTGCTTCAATTTAGCGTAAACCAAACGACAGGGGAACTCACGTCACTAGGGACAGTCAGTCCTGGTGGAGTTCAATGGAACCTAATTTTTCTATAA
- a CDS encoding NAD(P)-dependent oxidoreductase: MNITLIGATGFIGSKTLEESLNKGYQVTAILRDPSKLKVEHKNLKKCQGDIFDTDGLAKIIFGSDAVLDSYNPGWTDPNIRENMIKGSLSIFKATKKAGVKRIIVMGGAGSLEVQPGLQLIDTPEFPKEYFDGADGARQVLNHLRTEDDLEWTFLSPSMIIDPEGPKTGKYRVSRESLLIDSNGQSRISLADLVKAFVEELEERNHIKSRFTVGY; the protein is encoded by the coding sequence ATGAACATTACATTAATAGGTGCGACAGGTTTTATTGGAAGCAAAACTTTAGAAGAAAGTTTAAATAAAGGATACCAAGTGACAGCTATTTTGCGAGATCCGAGTAAACTGAAGGTTGAACATAAAAACTTAAAGAAATGCCAAGGTGATATTTTTGATACCGATGGATTGGCTAAAATCATTTTTGGTTCTGATGCAGTATTGGATTCCTATAACCCAGGATGGACGGACCCAAATATTCGAGAAAACATGATAAAAGGATCATTGTCTATTTTCAAGGCTACAAAAAAAGCCGGTGTCAAAAGAATCATTGTTATGGGAGGTGCAGGTTCACTTGAAGTTCAACCTGGATTACAATTGATTGACACGCCGGAGTTTCCGAAGGAATATTTTGATGGTGCAGATGGTGCCAGACAAGTTCTAAACCATCTACGAACAGAAGATGACTTAGAATGGACCTTTCTTTCTCCTTCAATGATCATTGATCCAGAAGGACCAAAAACTGGAAAATATCGTGTCTCTAGAGAGTCTCTACTGATTGACTCAAATGGACAAAGTCGCATTTCTTTGGCTGATTTGGTAAAAGCTTTTGTAGAGGAATTAGAAGAAAGAAATCATATAAAAAGTAGATTTACTGTCGGATATTAG
- a CDS encoding LamG domain-containing protein, whose product MKKQICDQIYFFAQVSKLTKTILFFLFFILNCNPSDLQNPNDVYSREFNETQILACILKGKDCLPCPGNTYLSYPQNTYLLGQNFPVSIKTNLCGQISSCKVSPALPTGLMLQNDTCEISGSPTTISSYTDYSFTATTSSGETNTNLQIGVEIGSLVHLRFMNGSFENSGIQPLTLTAGASLTIITGYEGDTNGAIHLNSTDISSQIGGDSMLPSGTLPRTICIWLKPDALLGSGVQELIFSYGTLFSNACGFGLQNTAGVTGLYFTRANFSAKQTYAPPAGVWTHICIVFDGTNSFFYVNGSFLGTPATTGSGAVDTILQRITFGSWGGGYPYHGGIDGFRVFGSALSATSVNQVYLGSPILGP is encoded by the coding sequence ATGAAAAAACAAATATGCGACCAAATTTATTTTTTTGCACAGGTAAGTAAATTAACCAAGACGATCCTGTTCTTTTTGTTTTTTATTTTGAATTGTAACCCTTCAGATTTACAAAATCCTAACGACGTTTATAGTCGTGAATTTAACGAAACTCAAATACTTGCTTGTATTTTGAAAGGTAAGGACTGTTTACCTTGTCCCGGGAATACTTACTTGTCCTATCCGCAAAACACTTACCTGTTGGGACAAAATTTCCCTGTTTCAATTAAAACGAATTTATGTGGTCAAATTTCATCTTGTAAGGTATCACCAGCTTTGCCGACGGGACTAATGTTACAGAATGATACTTGCGAAATCAGTGGTTCCCCGACGACTATTTCAAGTTATACGGACTACTCGTTTACTGCGACAACGAGTAGTGGGGAAACAAATACAAATTTACAAATTGGTGTTGAGATCGGATCCCTTGTTCATTTGAGATTTATGAATGGCTCTTTTGAGAATTCGGGCATCCAACCCTTAACACTAACAGCAGGTGCATCACTTACGATCATTACCGGATATGAAGGTGATACAAATGGAGCAATACATCTTAATAGTACAGATATTAGTTCCCAAATTGGGGGGGATAGTATGTTGCCAAGCGGGACCTTACCTCGAACTATTTGTATTTGGTTAAAACCTGATGCTCTCCTTGGATCTGGAGTTCAAGAATTGATTTTTTCTTATGGCACACTTTTTAGTAATGCTTGTGGGTTTGGTCTGCAAAATACAGCGGGAGTGACTGGTTTGTATTTTACTAGAGCGAATTTTAGTGCGAAACAAACATATGCACCACCTGCAGGTGTATGGACCCATATCTGTATTGTTTTTGACGGAACCAATTCCTTCTTTTATGTTAATGGAAGTTTTCTTGGGACACCTGCTACAACTGGTTCGGGTGCAGTTGATACGATCTTACAAAGAATTACTTTTGGAAGTTGGGGTGGTGGGTATCCTTACCACGGCGGCATCGACGGATTTCGTGTTTTTGGATCGGCTCTCAGTGCAACGTCCGTGAACCAAGTGTATCTTGGATCGCCAATATTAGGCCCCTAA